One genomic window of Hymenobacter sp. J193 includes the following:
- a CDS encoding MBL fold metallo-hydrolase, with product MSVSANRANTPALFPVVPGLWGLRNVFANLYYLQTSPTAWVLVDAGLPGSGSRVEQEAAQLFGPDTPPTAILLTHGHFDHVGALPHLLKRWPDVPVYAHTLELPYLTGRSAYPPPDPTVGGGAMAAMSFLYPKQPLDLGSRVHPLPADGTVPHLPGWRWVATPGHTAGHVSFFQEESRVLLAGDAFVTVKAESGTATLTQQQEVHGPPAYFTPDWPQAARSVRLLAALQPTVAATGHGIPMRGQELRSELAELAEHFEQQAVPRHGRYVGKPAQADETGVTYVPPRNLRVDPVWVAGLGVAGGLLWLLSRRRR from the coding sequence ATGTCCGTTTCCGCCAACCGCGCCAACACGCCGGCCCTTTTTCCGGTAGTACCCGGGCTATGGGGCCTGCGCAACGTCTTTGCCAATCTGTACTACCTGCAAACCAGCCCTACGGCCTGGGTGCTCGTGGATGCGGGCCTGCCGGGTTCCGGGTCCAGGGTTGAGCAGGAGGCCGCCCAACTATTTGGGCCCGATACCCCGCCAACTGCCATTCTGCTCACGCACGGCCACTTCGACCATGTAGGCGCCCTGCCTCATCTACTGAAGCGCTGGCCCGACGTGCCGGTTTACGCCCATACCCTGGAACTGCCCTACCTGACCGGCCGCTCGGCCTACCCCCCGCCCGATCCTACCGTGGGCGGCGGGGCTATGGCCGCCATGTCGTTTCTGTATCCCAAACAGCCGCTTGATTTGGGCTCCCGCGTGCACCCGCTGCCCGCCGATGGCACCGTGCCCCACCTGCCCGGCTGGCGCTGGGTGGCTACACCGGGCCATACCGCCGGCCACGTTTCCTTTTTTCAGGAGGAAAGCCGCGTGCTGCTGGCCGGCGACGCTTTCGTGACGGTAAAGGCCGAGTCGGGCACGGCTACGCTCACCCAGCAGCAGGAAGTACACGGCCCCCCGGCCTACTTCACGCCCGACTGGCCGCAGGCCGCCCGCTCGGTGCGGCTGTTGGCTGCCCTGCAGCCCACGGTAGCCGCTACCGGCCATGGTATTCCGATGCGCGGCCAGGAGTTACGCAGTGAGCTGGCTGAGCTAGCTGAGCACTTCGAGCAGCAAGCGGTGCCCCGGCACGGCCGCTACGTGGGTAAGCCGGCCCAGGCCGATGAAACGGGCGTGACGTACGTGCCCCCGCGCAACCTGCGCGTGGACCCGGTCTGGGTTGCCGGGCTGGGCGTGGCTGGCGGCTTGCTGTGGCTGCTCAGCCGACGGCGCCGGTAG
- a CDS encoding glycoside hydrolase family 30 beta sandwich domain-containing protein — protein MFRLPSLATALLLGLSLTSGCQRPSTGTAKSVEFWLTNPDKSALFQRQATPLGFGSEAATLTTPVIEVDEQQTFQPIDGFGYCLTGGSAQLLHAMSPAARKTLLQELFGTAGTSIGVSYLRLSIGASDLDAQVFSYNDLPAGQTDPTLSKFSLAPDREHLLPVLKEILAINPSLKLMGSPWSPPPWMKTNESSKGGSLKPEFYPAYAQYFVKYIQGMKAEGVRIDAITIQNEPLHPGNNPSLLMLAEQQAEFIKKHLGPAFKAAKIDTKIIVYDHNADRPDYPISILNDPEAKQYVDGSAFHLYGGPIEALSKVHDAHPDKNLYFTEQWVGSKSNFAENLPWHVRTLIIGATRNWARTVLEWNLAADLQQNPHTPGGCTECRGALTLDGDKVTREDAYYIIAHASKFARPGSVRIASTTPEKLPNVAFRSPSGQRVLVVQNDNASPQTFAVRHQGRVFSSTLGAGAVGTYVW, from the coding sequence ATGTTTCGCCTTCCTTCCCTTGCCACGGCCCTGCTCCTGGGGCTGAGTCTGACTTCCGGCTGCCAGCGCCCATCCACGGGCACTGCCAAATCGGTGGAGTTCTGGCTGACCAACCCGGATAAGTCGGCGCTGTTTCAGCGCCAGGCTACGCCACTGGGCTTTGGCTCGGAGGCGGCCACGCTGACTACCCCGGTTATTGAGGTAGACGAGCAGCAAACGTTTCAGCCCATCGACGGATTCGGCTACTGCCTTACGGGCGGCAGTGCCCAGCTGCTGCACGCTATGAGCCCGGCTGCCCGCAAAACCCTATTGCAGGAGCTGTTTGGTACGGCGGGCACCAGCATTGGGGTGAGCTACCTACGCCTGAGCATCGGCGCCTCCGACCTGGATGCGCAGGTGTTCAGCTACAACGACCTGCCCGCCGGGCAGACCGACCCCACGCTCAGCAAGTTCAGCCTCGCCCCCGACCGGGAGCACCTGCTGCCCGTACTCAAGGAAATCCTGGCTATCAACCCCAGCCTCAAGCTGATGGGCTCGCCCTGGTCGCCGCCGCCGTGGATGAAAACCAATGAAAGCTCCAAGGGCGGCTCCCTGAAGCCGGAGTTTTATCCGGCTTACGCCCAGTATTTCGTGAAGTACATCCAAGGCATGAAGGCCGAGGGGGTGCGCATCGACGCCATTACTATCCAGAATGAGCCCCTGCACCCCGGCAACAACCCCAGCCTGCTGATGCTGGCGGAGCAGCAGGCGGAGTTTATCAAGAAGCACCTGGGCCCGGCCTTTAAGGCGGCGAAAATCGATACTAAGATTATAGTTTACGACCACAACGCCGACCGGCCCGACTACCCCATCAGCATCCTCAACGACCCCGAAGCCAAGCAGTACGTGGATGGCTCGGCCTTTCACCTCTACGGCGGCCCCATCGAAGCCCTGAGCAAAGTGCACGACGCCCACCCCGACAAGAACCTGTACTTCACGGAGCAGTGGGTGGGCTCGAAAAGCAACTTCGCCGAAAACCTGCCCTGGCACGTGCGCACCCTCATCATCGGGGCCACGCGCAACTGGGCCCGCACGGTGCTGGAGTGGAACCTGGCCGCCGACCTGCAACAGAACCCGCACACGCCCGGTGGCTGCACCGAGTGCCGGGGCGCACTCACCCTGGACGGCGACAAGGTGACCCGCGAAGATGCCTACTACATCATTGCCCACGCCAGTAAGTTTGCCCGGCCCGGCTCGGTGCGCATTGCCTCCACCACGCCCGAGAAGCTGCCCAATGTGGCCTTCCGGTCCCCAAGCGGCCAGCGGGTGCTGGTGGTGCAGAACGACAACGCCAGCCCGCAAACCTTTGCGGTGCGCCATCAGGGCCGTGTGTTTTCCTCCACACTGGGCGCCGGCGCGGTGGGCACTTACGTCTGGTAA
- a CDS encoding T9SS type A sorting domain-containing protein: MKKIFTLSAVAALMATSLGAQAQFTVNGTLDANEVGTGQGKYQLVGTYTGAHSITDRGLKALYVGTTATTLNVMVVASAEIDGYNSLVLYLDTPNKTGIAANTQLPGSTNGGNDGRESLRQRPTLDMEVDYAFRCTTSPFRNENNAIYLSRVDYTKMPYDEVGMGAGRKDGTLTTDVVNDPAKATTAYQTSATGSVAANTSTGWEFEIPLSAIGGAEMGDKLQMMVAYIDDFKSFNSDVLPTITGQTTALGINPDFSAIPGKQFYTYQVGTGVLASRSATAALKAALYPNPVAASSRLSYSVPSQAPVQVSVYNALGQKVLNLLSATQAPGAQSVALAPLRQLRQGAYTVTLQVGTQLSTHRVLVD, encoded by the coding sequence ATGAAAAAAATCTTTACCCTTTCTGCAGTTGCCGCCCTGATGGCCACCTCCCTGGGGGCCCAGGCCCAGTTCACCGTAAACGGCACCCTCGATGCCAATGAAGTTGGTACTGGCCAAGGCAAGTACCAGCTGGTAGGCACCTACACCGGGGCCCACTCCATAACTGACCGGGGCCTGAAAGCCCTGTACGTGGGCACCACGGCTACCACCCTGAACGTCATGGTTGTTGCCTCTGCCGAAATCGATGGCTACAACTCACTGGTGTTATACTTGGATACGCCTAACAAGACGGGCATCGCGGCCAACACCCAGCTGCCCGGCAGCACTAACGGAGGCAACGATGGCCGGGAGTCGTTGCGCCAGCGCCCGACCCTGGATATGGAAGTAGACTATGCCTTCCGCTGCACCACTTCACCCTTCCGGAATGAAAATAATGCCATCTACCTCAGCCGGGTGGATTACACCAAAATGCCCTACGACGAAGTGGGGATGGGTGCAGGCAGAAAAGACGGCACGCTGACCACGGATGTCGTCAATGACCCTGCCAAAGCAACTACCGCTTATCAGACCAGCGCGACGGGCAGCGTGGCCGCCAATACCAGCACGGGTTGGGAATTCGAAATTCCGCTGTCGGCTATCGGCGGGGCGGAGATGGGCGACAAACTCCAGATGATGGTGGCTTACATTGATGACTTCAAAAGCTTCAACTCCGATGTGCTGCCGACGATTACCGGCCAGACCACTGCCCTGGGCATCAACCCTGACTTCAGTGCTATTCCCGGCAAGCAGTTCTACACCTACCAGGTAGGCACGGGCGTATTGGCCAGCCGCTCGGCCACGGCAGCGCTCAAGGCCGCGCTGTACCCAAACCCGGTAGCTGCCAGCAGCCGCCTCTCCTACAGCGTACCCAGCCAGGCGCCGGTACAGGTATCCGTGTATAACGCCCTAGGTCAGAAGGTTCTGAACTTGCTCTCGGCTACGCAGGCCCCGGGCGCGCAGTCGGTGGCGTTGGCGCCGCTCCGCCAGCTCCGGCAGGGTGCTTACACGGTCACGCTTCAGGTAGGCACGCAACTAAGCACGCACCGCGTACTGGTTGATTAG
- a CDS encoding glycoside hydrolase family 30 beta sandwich domain-containing protein, with translation MHKILAGYVGTTLLSALVLSGCGGGSDGPDSKPVPPKPPVETGPSQVATWLTTTDQSMLFQKSTQVLNFKDGTTSGATIVVDTTTTYQGIDGFGYTLTGGSATLIHQLPDANRVALLRELFATDDTNIGTSYLRISIGASDLSERPFTYDDLPAGQTDPTLEKFTLAEEQKDLLPVLREILAINPDIKIMGSPWTAPPWMKTNGSYKGGSLKAEYYSVYAKFFVKYLQSMQAEGVRIDAITVQNEPLHDGNNPSMHMTASQQAVFVGTYLGPALQAAGLTTKIILYDHNADRTDYPLEILANATANKYSDGSAFHLYGGSIDALTRVHNAYPDKNIYFTEQWIGGPGNFAGDFGWHIGTLIIGATRNWSRNVLEWNLAADQNYGPHTEGGCSTCLGALTINGGTVSRNPAYYVIAHASKFVRPGSVRIDTNLPSTLPNVAFKNPNGQKVLIVQNTGATQTFSIAYRGKEATTTLASGSVATYVW, from the coding sequence ATGCATAAGATTCTGGCAGGCTACGTGGGCACTACGCTCCTCAGCGCACTGGTGCTCAGTGGCTGCGGCGGTGGCTCCGATGGGCCCGACTCCAAACCGGTGCCGCCCAAGCCACCCGTGGAAACCGGCCCCTCGCAGGTAGCCACGTGGCTGACGACCACCGACCAGTCGATGCTGTTCCAGAAAAGCACGCAGGTTCTGAATTTCAAGGACGGGACTACTAGCGGCGCGACTATCGTGGTGGATACCACCACTACCTACCAGGGCATCGACGGCTTCGGGTACACGCTCACGGGCGGCAGTGCCACGCTCATTCATCAGCTGCCCGACGCCAACCGCGTGGCGCTGCTGCGGGAGCTGTTTGCCACCGACGACACCAACATCGGCACCAGCTATCTGCGCATCAGCATTGGGGCCTCCGACCTGAGTGAGCGGCCGTTTACCTACGACGACCTGCCGGCGGGCCAGACCGACCCTACGCTGGAGAAATTCACCCTGGCCGAAGAGCAGAAGGACTTGCTGCCGGTGCTGCGGGAAATCCTGGCTATCAACCCCGACATCAAGATCATGGGCTCGCCGTGGACGGCGCCGCCCTGGATGAAGACCAACGGCAGCTACAAAGGCGGCTCCCTGAAGGCCGAATACTACAGCGTGTACGCCAAGTTCTTCGTCAAGTACCTGCAAAGCATGCAGGCCGAGGGCGTACGCATCGATGCCATTACGGTGCAGAACGAGCCGCTCCATGATGGCAACAACCCCAGCATGCACATGACGGCATCTCAGCAGGCCGTTTTCGTTGGCACCTACCTCGGGCCGGCTTTGCAGGCAGCCGGACTTACGACCAAGATTATTCTCTACGACCACAACGCCGACCGCACCGACTACCCGCTGGAAATCCTGGCCAACGCCACCGCCAACAAGTACTCCGATGGCTCGGCCTTTCACCTCTACGGCGGCAGCATTGACGCCCTGACCAGGGTGCATAACGCCTACCCCGACAAGAACATATACTTCACCGAGCAGTGGATAGGCGGCCCGGGCAACTTTGCCGGGGACTTCGGCTGGCACATTGGCACCCTCATTATCGGGGCTACGCGCAACTGGAGCCGCAACGTGCTGGAGTGGAACCTGGCCGCCGACCAGAACTATGGCCCCCACACCGAGGGCGGCTGCTCTACCTGCCTGGGCGCCCTCACCATTAATGGCGGCACCGTGAGCCGCAACCCGGCTTACTACGTCATTGCTCACGCCAGCAAGTTTGTGCGGCCCGGCTCGGTGCGCATCGATACCAACCTGCCCAGTACGCTGCCCAACGTGGCCTTCAAAAACCCCAACGGCCAGAAGGTGCTCATTGTGCAGAACACCGGCGCCACCCAAACCTTCAGCATTGCCTACCGTGGCAAAGAAGCTACCACCACGCTGGCCAGCGGCTCCGTGGCCACTTACGTATGGTAA
- a CDS encoding KGG domain-containing protein, with translation MALTQNTQRAGTAPATRKTTSATAPAAKKTSMRGFASMDPETQRRIASEGGRASHLSGRGHQWTSEEARAAGRKGGQASRTQPAAAKAAGTR, from the coding sequence ATGGCACTAACCCAAAACACTCAGCGCGCCGGAACTGCTCCGGCTACCCGCAAAACCACCTCGGCTACCGCTCCGGCCGCCAAGAAAACCAGCATGCGGGGTTTTGCCTCCATGGACCCCGAAACGCAGCGCCGCATTGCCAGTGAAGGCGGCCGGGCATCGCACCTGAGTGGCCGCGGCCACCAGTGGACGTCGGAAGAAGCCCGGGCCGCTGGCCGGAAAGGTGGCCAGGCCAGCCGCACCCAGCCGGCCGCTGCTAAGGCCGCCGGAACGCGCTAG
- a CDS encoding substrate-binding domain-containing protein, whose product MNTQRISGWLSGLLLAVAVLLLSSCSRQAPAPRYRIGFSQCSTNGPWRQAMLAGMERELSFHPEVALRMLNANDNSQVQQQQIRQLLREGVDLLIVSPYEAGPVTPAVEEAIAQGVPVVLLDRRTASPRYTAYVGGDNLEIGKTAARYAASLLRQRGYVAEVLGTPGSSATAERHQGFVQALAAYPGIRSVGQVEGDWTVNTVKPALRTLLKAHPEVSLLFAHNDGMARGAAEVCRELGRERQIKIVGVDGLAGPNEGLDLVRRGLLDASILYAPGGEEAMRTALSILRRQPYRRENTLGTLVIDSTNVRTLQQQTDKMASQQQDILRQQGLLQSLRATYASQRTVLYGLLATLLGAILLGGVAWRSARKNRQVNQQLARQNAEIDAINHQLVSQNEEIRQQRNQLETLAAQARTDTEAKLRFFTNFSHELRTPLTLILGPVEELLTSSSDLTATQRHDLGLVRRNTQRLLQLVNQLLDFRKIEVGKMAVRANEGNLVTFVREIVDAFERPARQRSVELCFQAPEPELKGWFDGNILDKVFFNLLSNALKFTPDQGVITISVEAAADGRYLCVSVADTGRGISDQDRAHIFEWFYQGDQSAVAKGSGMGLALAQGLTRLHQGQLTFSSQPGQGSTFVVTLPRELPEALRSTEPVSPTVFALDEPESLPELASPDPAAGPESGLDTLVLVIEDNPEVNSFLARKLRPHFRVQTATDGASGLRMATDLIPDLVVCDVMMPGLSGLEVVAQLKADWRTSHIPVVLLTARNAPEQQVEGVQAGADVYLTKPFNPAFLLESVRTLLGNRARQREHFRRELLVDMEATPASDPDQKFLTDLTAVVEAQLAQPTLNVEDVARGLGISRMQLYRKIKAVLGTGVSDFIQGRRLAKARELLVDDTLSITDVAYELGFSSPSYFSTSFKARYQISPSEFRALHSAPHA is encoded by the coding sequence TTGAATACACAAAGAATATCGGGTTGGCTGAGCGGGCTGTTGCTGGCCGTTGCGGTGCTGTTGCTCAGCAGCTGCAGCCGCCAGGCACCGGCCCCACGCTACCGCATTGGCTTTTCGCAGTGCAGCACCAATGGGCCTTGGCGCCAGGCTATGCTGGCGGGCATGGAGCGGGAGCTGAGCTTCCACCCCGAGGTTGCGCTACGGATGCTGAACGCCAACGACAACAGTCAGGTGCAGCAGCAGCAGATTCGGCAACTGCTGCGCGAGGGCGTGGATTTGCTTATCGTGTCGCCCTACGAAGCCGGGCCGGTGACGCCCGCCGTGGAGGAAGCCATTGCCCAAGGCGTGCCCGTGGTGCTGCTCGACCGGCGCACGGCCTCGCCCCGCTACACGGCCTACGTCGGCGGCGACAACCTGGAAATAGGCAAGACGGCGGCTCGCTACGCGGCGAGCCTGCTCCGGCAGCGCGGCTACGTAGCCGAGGTGCTGGGTACGCCCGGCTCCTCAGCCACCGCCGAGCGGCACCAGGGGTTTGTGCAGGCGCTGGCAGCTTACCCTGGCATCCGCTCCGTGGGCCAGGTAGAAGGCGACTGGACCGTGAATACCGTGAAACCGGCTTTGCGCACGTTGCTCAAGGCTCACCCGGAAGTTTCCCTGCTGTTTGCTCATAACGATGGTATGGCCCGCGGGGCCGCCGAAGTGTGCCGGGAGCTTGGGCGGGAGCGGCAGATCAAAATCGTTGGGGTTGATGGCCTTGCCGGGCCCAATGAAGGACTTGATCTGGTGCGGCGCGGCTTACTGGACGCCTCTATCCTGTACGCTCCCGGCGGCGAGGAAGCCATGCGCACAGCCCTAAGCATCCTGCGCCGCCAGCCCTACCGCCGCGAGAACACGCTCGGCACGCTCGTTATCGACTCCACCAACGTGCGCACCTTACAGCAGCAAACCGATAAAATGGCCAGCCAGCAGCAGGACATCCTGCGCCAGCAGGGTCTATTGCAGTCGTTGCGGGCCACGTATGCCAGCCAGCGCACGGTGCTGTACGGGCTGCTGGCCACCCTGCTCGGAGCCATTTTGCTGGGCGGCGTGGCCTGGCGCTCAGCGCGTAAAAACCGGCAGGTAAACCAGCAGCTGGCCCGGCAGAACGCCGAAATCGACGCCATCAACCACCAACTAGTCAGCCAAAACGAGGAAATCCGGCAGCAGCGCAACCAGCTCGAAACCCTGGCGGCGCAGGCCCGCACCGATACGGAGGCCAAGCTGCGCTTCTTTACCAACTTTTCTCATGAGTTGCGCACCCCGCTCACTCTCATTCTAGGGCCCGTGGAGGAATTGCTCACCAGCTCCTCCGACCTCACGGCCACCCAGCGCCACGACCTGGGCTTGGTGCGCCGCAACACGCAGCGGCTGCTGCAACTGGTTAATCAGCTGCTCGATTTCCGCAAGATTGAAGTCGGCAAGATGGCCGTGCGTGCCAATGAGGGAAACCTCGTGACCTTTGTGCGCGAAATTGTGGATGCCTTCGAGCGGCCGGCCCGCCAACGAAGCGTGGAGCTGTGCTTTCAGGCCCCGGAGCCCGAACTGAAAGGCTGGTTTGACGGCAATATCCTCGACAAGGTCTTCTTCAACCTGCTTTCCAATGCCCTGAAGTTTACGCCGGATCAGGGCGTTATCACCATCAGCGTGGAGGCTGCGGCCGATGGCCGCTACCTGTGCGTGAGCGTGGCCGACACCGGCCGGGGTATCAGCGACCAGGACCGGGCCCACATCTTCGAGTGGTTTTACCAGGGTGACCAGAGCGCTGTGGCCAAGGGCTCGGGCATGGGGCTGGCGCTGGCCCAGGGCCTCACCCGCCTGCACCAGGGCCAACTCACGTTCAGCAGTCAGCCGGGCCAGGGCAGCACGTTTGTCGTAACCCTGCCCCGGGAGCTACCCGAAGCACTGCGCTCGACCGAGCCGGTCAGCCCCACAGTTTTTGCCCTGGATGAGCCGGAGTCGCTGCCCGAACTGGCTTCTCCGGATCCGGCGGCCGGCCCGGAAAGCGGGTTGGATACGCTGGTGCTGGTGATTGAGGACAACCCCGAGGTCAACAGCTTCCTGGCCCGCAAGCTGCGGCCTCACTTCCGGGTGCAGACGGCCACCGACGGGGCCAGCGGCCTGCGCATGGCCACCGACCTCATTCCCGACCTGGTAGTCTGCGACGTGATGATGCCCGGCCTGAGCGGGCTGGAAGTAGTAGCCCAGCTGAAGGCCGACTGGCGCACCTCGCACATTCCGGTGGTGCTGCTCACGGCCCGCAATGCCCCCGAGCAGCAGGTGGAGGGCGTGCAGGCCGGGGCCGATGTGTACCTGACCAAGCCCTTCAACCCGGCCTTCCTGCTGGAAAGCGTGCGGACGCTCCTGGGTAACCGCGCCCGGCAGCGGGAGCATTTCCGCCGGGAGCTGCTGGTAGATATGGAGGCCACACCCGCCTCCGACCCCGACCAGAAATTTCTCACCGACCTGACGGCCGTGGTGGAAGCGCAGCTGGCCCAGCCCACCCTGAACGTGGAAGATGTGGCCCGCGGCCTGGGCATCTCGCGCATGCAGCTCTACCGCAAAATCAAAGCAGTGCTGGGCACCGGCGTATCCGATTTCATTCAGGGCCGGCGCCTGGCCAAAGCCCGGGAGCTGCTGGTAGATGATACCCTCAGCATTACCGATGTGGCCTACGAGCTGGGATTCTCCTCGCCCTCCTACTTCTCCACTTCCTTTAAAGCCCGCTACCAGATTTCGCCTTCGGAGTTCCGGGCACTGCACAGCGCCCCGCACGCTTAA